Below is a window of Bacteroidetes Order II. bacterium DNA.
TTGTGGCCCGAAAGCCGCCTTGAAATGTTTGAGCGTTTTCTTGCCTTCTACTTCAAAACCAAGGGGGGCCGTGGCATTGTAAATGTCAATCATCGGGCCATAATTGGCTTCTGGATACAAGCCAAAGAAATCGCCTTCGTAACCCCAATGATAATGCCCAATTCGGTAAAAACCGTTTAGATTAAACCAATCATGATTCCAGTTATAGCTTGCACTATATACTTGCACGCGGTTCACATCATCCAATTGCACGTTCCCATTGTCCGAATTCAAAACAACGGGTCGGCCTCGGTTTTCATAAAAGATTTGGTCTATCGGGTTTTGGGCCACATTCCCCAAGACATTAAAGGTGGCATTGGCCATCATGTTGGCAACGGGCTTTGCCTCTATCCCAACATAAAACGATTGCATATGATCAAACCCTAATTGCTTGGGATAATCGGTACTGCCGGAAGCAGCGGTTGTTGGGGTGGAAATGAGGCTCCCGCCTGTGTTGAAGGTAGAAAACTCTGCGGTGAATCGGGATAATTTTATTTTTTCGCCCGCTTGTCCCTGAATGGCGGCTTTGTCTGAGCGCGCCCTTAAGACAGCCTCCATGATGTTTGTTGCTGCAAAATGGGCTTCTACTTTTGCCGTCGTCGTCCCAGTTGTATAGGGATTCAGTTGATGCACATCCTTCAATAAGTAATAAGCAGCACGCGGATAGAGCTGGTATAAGCCTTGTGCGTTGGTCGGACCTTTTGCACAAATTCCAAACCATTCTTCATTCATGTTGTTTTGGCCTTCGCGGAAGTCGAACTGATAACCTCCGTTCCCCCAAGAGGCGTTGCTGTCGTGAACATCCAAATTTTTGGTTTGTCCATATTTCCACCATCCATCACTAAATTGGAAAGTAAATCCCCCAAGAGAATTGCCTGCTTTACCTAAGCCTTTGGCATTGAGATACATTTCTTTCCAGTTCTCTTTTAGGTAATGGGCTTGTGCTTTTTGATCTTCGTCGTTGGTGAGCGCATTAAAGGCATCCGAGCCGAACTCGGTGAGGAGGACAGGCTTGCCATATTCTTTCTTTACCCGCTCAAACAAGTCTCCAAAAGAGACCCCACGATACACATTGGTTCCAAAAATATCTACATCTGGACACTCTTGGGCGATAATATCCAAGAAAAGTAAATCACCATTACATAGGGCAATCGGATAGCTTTTATCAATCGCCTTCATTGCAAGGGCAGCCTCGTTGAAGAGTTTATACATGTCTCTTGCTCTCTTGGTAGATTGCCTATCTGCTATTGGGATGTCTTCCGTTTCTGCACCCGACCAGAAGAGGCCGTAGTTGTTTTCATTTCCCAAGAGATATAAGAGCAAGCCCCTCGTGTTTTTATAGGTGGTCACCATCTCGGTGACTTCCTTCAGGAGCAGGGCTTTGGTCTTGGGATCTGCATAATCGGTATTGGCAATCCAAGCGCCCTCTATGGTTAGTCCATACCGACCAAACGAATGATTGAGCATGGTATAGATTCCATAGTTGTCATATATATATTCGATCCACTTTTTAGGAATGCCTGTATAAACCCGAATGGCATTTACATTCATGTTTTTTAAAAGCGCCATTTCTTCGTCTAAAGCCGCCTTAATGGTTACTTCAGACTGATTCCATAAGCTATAATTAAAGTTGGTACCAATCGGGAAATAATCCCAATTCATACCATTCACCATAAGCGGCTTGCCATCTACCACAAGGGAGATTCCCGACGCATCCTGCTGGATTGTGGTTTTGCCAGGTTGTGCGAAAGCCATAAGTGGTAAGGTGGCGAGGGATAAAACCAATAAAAACTGCTTCATACTAAAAAATCATTTAATTGGTTAACAGGCATTTTGCCAGTGGTCTTGGGCATTGGGGTTTTGCTACCAGATGGAGAGTGGGAGAAACCTTTTGTTCTTGGTTACATTGGCTGGGGTCAACCGACCGATGGCCTTCCGAAACATGGAGAACGTATTTTTTTGCCCCACCGAAAGCGCTTTTAGAACTCTGGATTGAAACTAAATCATTATAGAGAAGATGACAAAAGACTTAGGGGATTTAAAGACGGTGTTTTCACCAGACATAATCCAGACAGGAATAAAAGGCAGCAGCTTTTATTTTATATCCCCTAAAACAAGGATGCTTTATTTGAGGTTTTTAGCACAGTATTTGGACCAAGAACCCCCAAAAGAGCTTTAAGATGTGAAAAAAAGTAGCCAGACAAAGCACTGGCGAAGGAGAGACCGAGGAGGGGATGTCTTGGTTTCAAGATTAATGGATTTATATCATGTGTTGCGGTTGCGTAGAAAGGCTTCCAAAAAACAAAAAGTTTTGCAAGCAACACGAGAGGTTACCTACAAAACTTTGTCTTGCTATCAACTTGTTTAGCGGGGACTACTGCACCACCACTTCGTCTATAAAAACCCATGCGGGCGTTCCGCGTCCATTGTGCCAATCGGGGAGGGTGTCTCGTTTGGCTGTAATGCGGAGGTAGCGGATGGGTTCTCCACTAAAGGGTTGGACAAAAAGATAACGGAAACCCTCCAGTCTTCGGGGGGATTCGCCATGGGTGAGGCGGGCGGGCGTACGCCATGTTTGTCCATCGGAGGAGGTGGAGAACGTCACTTCTTTGGGTAAAAGAATCCACGAACCACTTACTTGTAGGGTAGAAAGGGCTACTTCCTTCACCGATTGCGCGGTACCAAGATCCACTATTGCCTCAAAATCCTCGTCGTTCCAGCCTTGCCAAAGACCATCATTGAAGATAAACGATCCTTGTACGCCATCGGTCAGGGTTTGATCGCCCGTTCCTGTATAACGCGGTGAAGGGGAATGGGTGAGGTTCAGTTTTTTTCCAACGGCCAAGTGTTTTTCGAGAACCGTAAACCGTACCGAGCGCAGGAGGGGTTCCCCATTTAATAAGGGTAAAATCAGGACATCACCGGGTTTATCAAAGACCACCTCTGGGGTATAACGCGGCGAGGAAGGCTTCGGCGCGGTTCCGTCGGTGGTGTAGTGTAGTGCCATGCCGGAAACATTGGCCTCCACTTGCACGCGGATGCTACCCGACTGTGCATCAAAAAAGGGTTTCATGGTAATAAGCGGGCGATTTTCTGGGCCAACTTGTACGTTCCATTGGCGCAGGCGCAGGTAGTGATCGCGGTCTAAACGGGCTTTAAAGTCAGTATAAGATTTGGGACTTTTTGTCCAAAGAGCTTCCGACATGGCCAAGAGGCGCGGAAAGACCATCGCATCAAAATTTGCCGTGGTGATGTATTCCGTCCAGATATTGGCCTCGCCTCCTCGGATTCGGGCGGCTTCTTCGGGGGCAAGTCCTTCCGGAATTGGATTAAACCCATAGACTTTTTCAAGGGGCAAACCGTCTGGTTGTCCATCAAAATACGCATGACTGGTTGGCGAGGAGATGACGTAATTGCCCAACTTGGTAGCGGTTCGGGCATGTTCGATGTCGCGCCACGCCTGTACGGTTGCGCCCGATGCAAGCCCGCCTTCCAAAATCTCGTCCCAGCCAATAATGGCGCGACCTTTGCTCTGAACGTAGGCATCTATTTCTTTGATGAACCAGCTTTGGAGTTCTTCGCCGTTTTTTAAGCCCTTTTCGCGCATAAAGGCTTGCGTCTGTTCAGACTCATTCCATGCGGTTTTTGGGGCTTCGTCTCCGCCAATATGGATGAATTTGGAAGGGAATAGCGTCATGACTTCATCCAAAATATCCTTCAGAAAAGTCATGGTTTCCGGCTTGGCCACGCAATAAATATCGTTAAACACGCCCCATGTAGTAGGTACGGTCTTGGTCTCGCCAGAGCAAGAATACTGCGGATAGGCCACAAGTGCCGCCGAAGA
It encodes the following:
- a CDS encoding family 20 glycosylhydrolase, whose product is MRILFLLGFLLLPTLLEAQSPTALIPQPTSFTVESGFFAFQPSTKIMVLPAGNKRAKEVAVFLRDWLNQQVGLRTSLQAGTHIPAGAIVLALERHDDITAAEGYELRIRNNQIRLSASDEKGLFWAVQTLRQLFPPSVEGANPTKKFPISLPAVTIKDAPKFGWRGSLLDVGRHFFPVSFVKRYIDLLAQYKMNVLHWHLTEDQGWRIEIKKYPKLTEVGAWRTEADGSRYGGFYTQKEIQEVVEYARLRNITVVPEIEMPGHSSAALVAYPQYSCSGETKTVPTTWGVFNDIYCVAKPETMTFLKDILDEVMTLFPSKFIHIGGDEAPKTAWNESEQTQAFMREKGLKNGEELQSWFIKEIDAYVQSKGRAIIGWDEILEGGLASGATVQAWRDIEHARTATKLGNYVISSPTSHAYFDGQPDGLPLEKVYGFNPIPEGLAPEEAARIRGGEANIWTEYITTANFDAMVFPRLLAMSEALWTKSPKSYTDFKARLDRDHYLRLRQWNVQVGPENRPLITMKPFFDAQSGSIRVQVEANVSGMALHYTTDGTAPKPSSPRYTPEVVFDKPGDVLILPLLNGEPLLRSVRFTVLEKHLAVGKKLNLTHSPSPRYTGTGDQTLTDGVQGSFIFNDGLWQGWNDEDFEAIVDLGTAQSVKEVALSTLQVSGSWILLPKEVTFSTSSDGQTWRTPARLTHGESPRRLEGFRYLFVQPFSGEPIRYLRITAKRDTLPDWHNGRGTPAWVFIDEVVVQ